Proteins co-encoded in one Megalops cyprinoides isolate fMegCyp1 chromosome 1, fMegCyp1.pri, whole genome shotgun sequence genomic window:
- the zgc:153733 gene encoding sesquipedalian-1, with the protein MKLHEKILTHYLACNSPVDKEGYLYKKGERNTSYQRRWFVLKGNLLFYKDRPGDRDLIGVIVLEGCSVQLCESDEQFAFSLVFSGAGLRTYKLAAEDQPSQESWIKALLSASHSFLSLLVKDLEKQYEELRREAYASDAYQRSTVIGPDAERLAQSLISLNSGPSRSLQGPGSGVREGRSYSTNHLLQAPSASSKPANKRSPKLWAKRHAHVTPINGPTPPPGEWPLVGSGTLEDFRELHEHYGREVKDLRADWLQRKQEEEGKPDEDLIDFG; encoded by the exons ATGAAGCTTCATGAGAAGATCCTGACTCATTACCTGGCATGCAACTCACCTGTTGATAAAGAGGGATACCTCTATAAGAAG GGAGAGCGAAATACCTCCTATCAGAGGCGCTGGTTTGTGCTGAAGGGGAACCTACTTTTCTACAAAGATCGCCCAGGGGACCGTGACCTGATTGGTGTGATCGTCCTGGAGGGCTGCTCGGTCCAGCTGTGTGAGTCTGATGAGCAGTTTGCCTTCTCTCTGGTGTTCAGTGGAGCAGGCCTCAGGACCTACAAGCTTGCTGCTGAAGACCAGCCAAGTCAAGAGAGCTGGATCAAAGCCCTGCTTTCAGCCAGTCACAGCTTCCTGTCCTTGCTGGTGAAGGACCTGGAGAAGCAGTATGAAG AATTGAGAAGAGAAGCCTACGCCAGCGATGCCTATCAGCGCTCTACTGTGATTGGTCCTGATGCAGAAAGGCTGGCTCAGTCCCTGATTTCCTTGAACTCAGGTCCCTCCAGGTCCCTCCAGGGGCCAGGttcaggagtgagagagggacgAAGCTATAGCACAAATCACTTGCTGCAAGCCCCTTCAGCTTCTAGTAAGCCTGCAAATAAGAGGTCTCCAAAACTCTGGGCAAAGAGACATGCCCATGTCACACCTATAAATGGACCTACCCCACCTCCTGGGGAGTGGCCCTTAGTGGGGTCCGGAACCCTGGAGGATTTTAGGGAACTGCATGAGCATTACGGAAGGGAGGTGAAGGATCTGagagctgattggctgcagaGGAAGCAAGAAGAGGAGGGTAAGCCAGATGAAGATCTAATTGATTTTGGCTAA